Genomic segment of Actinomycetota bacterium:
TGACGAACTGGGAGCGGGCGGTGATCAAGGGCCTCGGCCTCGACCGCTTCCCCTGGCTGCACGAGACGTACTTCGGCAACCTGAGCCGGGTGCTGTTCGTGCGCCAGCACCCCGATCCCGAGCGGGAGGCGAAGGCGCGCGAGATCGCCGGGTACATGCAGCTGCCGCTCGAGATCCACGACCTCGGGATCGAGCCCCTCGAGGAGCTGCTCGTGCCCTTGATGGATGAAGCGCTCGAGCAGCCGAAGGCGTAGCGCAGATGAAGGAGACCGACGATGTTCGAGCCTGACCGGGCGCCCCGCATCCTCAGCGAGGAGCAGGAGGAGACGGTCCACGAGACCGCGATGCGCATCCTCGAGGAGATCGGAACCGACGTGAAGCACGGGCCGGCGCGGGCACTGCTCGCCGATGCAGGGCTGAAGATCGAGGACGAGCGGGTCTACTGGGATCGCGGCTTCGTGATGGAACACGTCGCGAAGGCGCCGTCGTCGTTCCGGCTGCGCGGGCGCAACCCGGCGCGGTCGCTCACCGTGGGGGCGGGTGGGGACCCGGATGCGGTGCCCGTGTGGATGAACGTCGGCGGGCCGCCGTTCGCCAGCGACCTCGACGAAGGGCGCCGGAGCGGACGCATCCAAGACCACGACAGGTTCATCAAGCTGACGCAGGCGACCGACGTGCTGAACTGCGCGCAGACCGGCGCTGCCGAGGCGACCGACCTCCAGATGGAGGTCCGGCACATGGACATGGAGTACTCCACGATCCGGTACTCGGACAAGCCGTACACGACCTACGGCACGAGCGGTCCGCGGGCTCGTGACGGCATCCGGATGGCGGAGATCGTGCACGGGGGGCGTGAGGCGATCGAGGTGGAGCCGGCGCTGATGGGCATCGTGAACCCGAACTCGCCGCTGATATGGGACTTCCGTATGACCGACGCTCTGATCGCATGGGCCGAGGCGAAGCAGCCCATCGTCCTGACCCCGTTCCTGTTGGCGGGGGCGACGAGCGCGGTCAGCGTGAGCGGGGGGCTGACCCAACAGGTCGCCGAGGCGCTCAGCGGCGTCGCCCTCGCTCAGCTCGTGCGCGAGGGGGTGCCGTGCCTGTACGGGTCGTTCTTCACGGTGACCGACATGCGCACCGGCTCGCCGGCGTTCGGCACGCCCGAGTCGGTGTGGGGCATCCTCGCCGGCGCGCAGCTGGCACGGCGATACGGCCTGCCGTTCCGGGGTGGGGGAGGCCTGGCGTCCTCGCCCGCGGTCGACGCGCAGGCCGCCGCCGAGACCCAGATGATGCTGTGGGCGACGAACCTCGCGGCGACCGACGTCGTGCTCCATGCCGCCGGATGGCTCGAGGGCGGCCTCACGGCGTCGTTCGAGAAGTTCGCGCTCGACGTGGAGCTCCTGCGCCAGTTCCGGGTGCAGGCGAGCGGCATCGGCTTCAGCGACGAGGAGCTCGCGTTCGAGGCCTTGCGGGAGACCGGTCCCGGCGGGTTGTTCCTGTCCTCCCCGCACACACGCGCCCACTTCAAGGAGTGGCTCTACATGTCGCCGCTGTTCCAGACGCCCGACTTCGCGACCTGGGAGGCCATGGGCTCGGAAACCACCGAGGTGGCGGCGAATCGCGCGTGGAAGCAGCTGCTCGAGACCTACGAGGATCCCGGCCTCGACACCGCGATCGACGAGGAGCTCCTGGCATACATGGCGAGTCGCCGCGACGCACCGGATCTCTACGTCGAGGACTGATCGGGCGAGTCGAGGTTCAGCTCAGGCCGCGTCGGCCAAGACCCGCTCGAGGATCTCGGCGGCCTCGATGATGTCCTCGCCCAGGTAGGTGCCGGGCACGTCTTTGCGGGCGGCGGCGGGGCCGAACGCCGCCCCCGCGTAGAACGCGTGCACGCCGGCCAGGGCGTCGGCCGCCACGATCGCCTCGACCGCCGGCCGGCGGGTGACGCTGCGCTGGCTCGTCACGACCGCGCCGCGCGCCTCGGCCGCCCGCACCGCAGCGACGAGCGAGCTCACGGGCGTGAGCGGGCCGAGCGTCCGGATCGACCAGCCACGGCGTGCGAGCACGACGCCGAACGCCTCCAGCCCGATCGTGTGCAGATCCTTCGGGCCGCACGCGAGCACGAGCGGGAACGGCCGGAACGGAGCGGGGGCCATCGCCGACTGGCGAGCGAGCCAGACGCGGACGGCCTCGGTGGCGAGGTGTTCGTGGGCGGTGTCGCAGACGCCGGCCTTCCACCGGCTGCCCATCTCGCGCATCGCGGGCAGCGCGACATCGCGCATCGTCTCCTCGACGCCCATCGACTCCGCGCCGCTCATCAGCACCTCGCGGAGCTTGGCGGGGTCGAGCCGCATCGACGCCTCGAGGAACCGATCGAGCAGCTCGGCCCGGGGCCGGTCCTCGGTCGCGTACCGTCGCACGATGTCGACGGCCTCGCTCGCGGAATGGCCCCGGGTGATCTCGTCGCGCATCATGCGGAGCTGGTCGATCTCGTCCACGGAGTAGCGACGGTGCTTCCCCTGGGTCCGAGAGGGCACGGGGAACCCGTACCGCCGCTCCCAGGAGCGGATCGTCGGCACGGGGATGCCGAGCAGCGACGAGACGGCGGCGATCGTCATCTGCGTCGGGGAAGCGGAGGGTTGCATCGATTGCATATCCCCAGGGTAGGCATGAGCAGGCGATATGGTCAATCTGATGCTGCATAGATTCTGGCTTGAAACCATGCATCAACGCATGGGATAGTCTGCCTGTTGGGGCGTTGCGACCTCTCGAGGAGGTGGATAGGGTGAGGTTGGCGCTGGCGGAGATCAGACGGGCGAAGCTACGGTTCGGGCTGTTGATCGGCGCCGTCGCGCTGCTCGTCTTCCTGATCCTGTTCCAGCAGACGCTGGCGAGCGGGCTGCTCGGATCGTTCACCGACGGGCTCGCCAACCAATCGGCCGACGTGCTGGTCTTCAACGCCGACGCACGGGGAAGCGTCGAGGCCAGCGTGGTCACGCCGGAGCAGGTCCAGGAAGTCCGGGCCGTGCCGCAGGTGGAGCAGGCGGAACCGCTCGGCGAGTCCACCTTCACGGTCGACG
This window contains:
- a CDS encoding trimethylamine methyltransferase family protein, with translation MFEPDRAPRILSEEQEETVHETAMRILEEIGTDVKHGPARALLADAGLKIEDERVYWDRGFVMEHVAKAPSSFRLRGRNPARSLTVGAGGDPDAVPVWMNVGGPPFASDLDEGRRSGRIQDHDRFIKLTQATDVLNCAQTGAAEATDLQMEVRHMDMEYSTIRYSDKPYTTYGTSGPRARDGIRMAEIVHGGREAIEVEPALMGIVNPNSPLIWDFRMTDALIAWAEAKQPIVLTPFLLAGATSAVSVSGGLTQQVAEALSGVALAQLVREGVPCLYGSFFTVTDMRTGSPAFGTPESVWGILAGAQLARRYGLPFRGGGGLASSPAVDAQAAAETQMMLWATNLAATDVVLHAAGWLEGGLTASFEKFALDVELLRQFRVQASGIGFSDEELAFEALRETGPGGLFLSSPHTRAHFKEWLYMSPLFQTPDFATWEAMGSETTEVAANRAWKQLLETYEDPGLDTAIDEELLAYMASRRDAPDLYVED
- a CDS encoding MerR family transcriptional regulator; translation: MQSMQPSASPTQMTIAAVSSLLGIPVPTIRSWERRYGFPVPSRTQGKHRRYSVDEIDQLRMMRDEITRGHSASEAVDIVRRYATEDRPRAELLDRFLEASMRLDPAKLREVLMSGAESMGVEETMRDVALPAMREMGSRWKAGVCDTAHEHLATEAVRVWLARQSAMAPAPFRPFPLVLACGPKDLHTIGLEAFGVVLARRGWSIRTLGPLTPVSSLVAAVRAAEARGAVVTSQRSVTRRPAVEAIVAADALAGVHAFYAGAAFGPAAARKDVPGTYLGEDIIEAAEILERVLADAA